In Mycobacterium pseudokansasii, the genomic stretch GACCCACGGGAGCCAGCCGCGATCCGCTTACTGGGGTCCCTGGGTTCTCAGCGCGACAGGGCGACACCGGCGAGTGGGGGTGCGTCAGCCGGTCGCGTCGGTGTCGCTGTCCTGGGGTTCCTCGTTGAGGATGCCCTTGGTGAGGGCTGACGGAGTGGTGCCCAGTGCGTCGGCCAGGCGCGAGAGCACGACGACGGTCAAGTTCTTGTGGCCGTTCTCAAGCTGGTTGATGTAGGTGCGGTGGATACCGCTGCGCTCGCCGAGTGTGGTTTGAGCCAGGCCGAGCTTTTCACGGCACGCCTTGATGTTCGCGCCCAGCCGCATCTGAATCGCGTTCTCGTCGATCGTCACCGTGCGGTCCCACTCTCTACGCGTGTTGCGCATAGTCTACAGGGGCGTATCGCTCAGAACAGGCCATCGCCGGTCGCCTCCTGCCACCACTGCTCAAACCCACTGCGCTGCTTGGATTCCGCCCCGGCTGGTGCCGCGTTCGCAATGTCAAACTTGAACTGGCCCCGGCGTGACGGCCAGGTGGTCGACGCCGCCGTTCACGCGGTCACGCAGTACGTGTCGGAGGATGCCGTCCCCGCCGCGCACGGGGACACCGGGCTGTCGGGTGAGGAGCTCGGCGATGATGGTGCGGCCATCGGTGGCCAGC encodes the following:
- a CDS encoding helix-turn-helix domain-containing protein, which encodes MTIDENAIQMRLGANIKACREKLGLAQTTLGERSGIHRTYINQLENGHKNLTVVVLSRLADALGTTPSALTKGILNEEPQDSDTDATG